GCCAATGACGGCACCAGCTGGCTCCTCGGCCGGGCGACCAAAGGCGCGGCCATGGCGCTCAAAGCACGGTTGCTGCTTTATGCCGCCAGCCCGCTGTACAACGCCGGTACCTGGGCGGACGCCGCTGCTGCCGCGCAGGCCGTCATCAACCTGGGCAAATATTCCCTGGAACCCATCTATGGCAACCTGTTCCTGAATTCGTCCGCCAACAGCAACGAGATCATTTTCGAGCGGTTGTATACCATCGGCGCCCGCCACGTTTGTCTGGAGATCGCCAACGGTCCCAACGGCTACGGCGGATGGGCCGGGAACACCCCGCTCCAGAACTTCGTCGACTCCTACCAGATGAGCAACGGGAAAACCATCAGCGACCCCACCTCCGGGTATGATTCCACAAACCCTTACGTCAACCGCGACCCCCGCTTCTATGCGACGGTCCTGTATAACGGTTCCACCTATCGCGGCCGCCAGGTCCAATGCTATACGCCCGGCGGCCTGGACAGCAAGGACGGTCCCTCCAACTGGAACACCACCAAGACGGGGTACTATCTGCGAAAATTCATGGACGACAACAACCCGATCAACAACCCCTGGAACGTGGCCGGTATCCAACCATGGATCTACATCCGCTACGCCGAGATCCTGCTCGACTATGCCGAGGCACAAAACGAAGCCTCCGGTCCCGATGCCACCGTCTATAGCGCGATCAACCAGATCCGCACCCGCGCCGGCATGCCCAACCTCCCCGCCGGTCTGACCCAGTCCGAAATGCGGACGGCCGTGTGGAACGAACGCCAGGTGGAACTCGCCTTCGAAGAACACCGGTTCTACGACGTACGTCGCTGGAAGATTGCCGACAGCACCGAAAACGTGCCTGCCTGGGGTATAAACGTCGCGTCCAACGGCGCCGGTGGGTATACCTATACCCGCCAGGTGGCCCTCTCCGGCCGGTTGTTCCTGCCCAAGGACTACTGGTTGCCGATCCCCAGGACCGAAATTCTGGCTTCCAATAATCAATTGCAACAGAACACAGGATACTAATGAAAAGGACCTTTCTTTGTCTGGCTCTGCTGGTGGGTGCCGCTTGCACGAAAAGTGCAAAAGGCTCCACCGGCGGCACGCCGGCAACTACCGCTGACTTCAAAGGCGTCAACTGGGCCGACATCCACGACAACTATTCCGATACCGTCGTCGTACCCAGCGGGCTCCTCACATCCGACAGCTATGATACCGTCCGGGCAAAGGCAGGCGTCATCCTCTCCGCCTTTCAGCAGGCCGGCGCCAATACCGTCCGTCTCCCCGTCAATCCGTACACGGTTGCCGGTCCCTGGTGGAATGCCTACAAGGGCGCCATCGACGAGGCCGTGGCCCGCGGGTTCCGCGTGATCCTCGGCTATTGGGAAGGCACCAGCGCCAAAGACGGGCTGGTCGACAACCTTACCCAGTTCTGGAGCATGTGGCAGGCGCTAACGACCCAATACGGGACCAACGCCAATGTCTATTTCGAGGTCTTCAACGAGCCCTTCGGGTATAGCGTGTCAGACCTGGAGTCTTTATACGTCCAATGGCTCAGCAACTATCCTTCCGTACCCCGGGGCCGTGTTTTCCTCGACGGCGCCGGGTATGCCACGGACGTCAACGACATAGGCGCCGACAGCCGGTTCGACAGTTGTATGTTATCCTACCATTCCTACACCTGGTTTAACAGCAATTATAAGACCGTCAGTGACTGGGAACAAGCCATCCTTTCCGTGGCCTACCCCAGCCGTACGGTGCTCACAGAATTCGGGATACCCATGACCACCGGCGAGAACTACCTCGCGGCGACGCCCCCCGACGTAAGCGTCGCCTATCTTCAGGGGCTCACGAACGAACTCAAGTTGCGGTCGATCGGCAGCGTCTACTGGCCGGGTTTGCGTACCGGCGATAGTTTCAGCCTGTTCACCCTCAACGGGTCCGCCATGACCGTCAACAATGCCAGCGGCCTCACCAAGGTGCAATATGGCTGGGGACTCTGATTAATTTGAAAATAAGCGATACATGAGATTTTTTTGGGCCTTGTTGCTCCTCGGGCTTTTGTCAAAGGATGGTTATGGGCAACACACTTTTACCTTAGGGGATTCAACCTTCTTACTCGACGGGCGACCCTTCCAGATGATTTCGGGCGAAATGCACTACGCCCGCGTACCCCGGGAGGCCTGGCGCCAGCGGATGCGTATGGCCAAAGCGATGGGCCTGAACACCATCGGAACCTACGTTTTCTGGAACCTCAACGAACCCGAAAAAGGCCGTTTCGACTTCACCGGCAACAACGACATCGCGGCCTTTGTCCGCACGGCGCAGGAAGAAGGGCTTTGGGTTATCCTCCGGCCCAGTCCCTACGTCTGCGCCGAGTGGGAATATGGCGGCTACCCCTACTGGTTGCAAAATATCAAAGGGCTCGTCGTTCGTTCGACCGACACCGCCTACCTGAACGCCTATAAGGCGTATATTACTGCCGTCGGCAAGCAACTGTCGCCCCTGCTGGTGAACCACGGGGGGAATATCCTGATGGTGCAGATCGAGAACGAGTATGGGTCGTATGGGGCGGATAGCGCCTACCTTGCTCTTAACCGGCGGCTGTTCGTTCAGGCCGGGTTTGACGGGCTTCTTTATACCTGCGATCCCCCTAAAGACGTGCCTCATGGACACTTGACCGGGTTGTTGCCTGCTGTCAACGGGACGGTGGAGCCTTCGGTCGTAAAATCCACGGTAAATAAATACCACGGCGGCAAAGGCCCTTACTATGTCGCCGAATGGTACCCCGCCTGGTTTGACTGGTGGGGGGAGGTACACCATACCGTCCCTTTTGCTCAGTACACCGGGCAGCTCGATACCCTTCTGTCGGCCGGTATTTCGATCAATATGTACATGTTCCATGGGGGGACTACCCGCGGGTTTATGAACGGGGCCAACAACTATGATTCGTCCTGGTTCCAGCCGCAGACCAGCAGTTATGACTATGATGCGCCCCTCGACGAGGCGGGGAATCCGACGGCTAAATATTGGGCTTTCCGGAAGGTGATACAGGCGCATGTGCCGTATGCCTTGCCTTCAGTCCCTGCTGCGCGGCCTGCGATCAATGTTCCTTCGATTGCCTTTGACCATTCCGCCTCGGTCTTTGATGGGCTTCCGCGGCCGGTGGTTTCGGATCGGCCGCTTACGTTTGAGGAGTTGCACCAGGCGTATGGGTATGTCCTTTACCGAACTTCTTTGAAGGGAAACGGGACTGCGCTACTGACGGTGCATGGGTTGAGCGACTTTGCGCTGGTGTTTGTCAATGGTTCTCGTGTGGGGGTGCTTGACCGGCGGTTGAAGCAGGATAGCATTCCAGTTTCTTTGAACGGGAATGCTCAGATCGACATCCTGGTGGAGAACCTGGGGCGGGTCAATTTTGGGCCTTATTTGCTTCGGAACAACAAGGGGATCACCGGACAGGTGACATGGGGGGAGCATGTGCTTCGGAACTGGAGTATGTATAGGCTGCCGTTCTCCACTGCGCCTTTAGTCGCTGCGCCCACGTCTTTGGCCGCCTCACACGCAGCCGCCGCGTTGGGGACACCCGAGGCTGCTGCCTCTTTTACGGCACCTGGGGGCGCTCCGGTACTTCGCCACGGAACCTTTATTCTGGAGACCCTTGGTGACACCTACCTCGATATGAGCCGCTGGGGTAAGGGAGTGGTGTGGGTCAACGGGCACAACCTTGGCCGGCACTGGCGGGTGGGGCCACAGCAGACACTATATGTCCCCGTCGAGTGGCTTAGGAAAGGGAAAAACGAGGTGGTCGTGCTTGAATTGCTGAAAACGGATCAGGATTCCCTGCAGGGAATTGATCACCCAATATTGGATGTGTTGCAGTAAATGACAGTTCCGACTTATGTGTGTATCCCGAATTGGACGAGGTCCATAATTATTCTTATTCACCCTCTTTTTTTTGAAATGGATAGTACGACCACTCCTTATTGCTGTCTGTAAAATAAATAACCTCATCGCACCCTTCCATCAAAAATGATATTGTTCCCCTTTTAAATTCAATTAATACTTCTACGGATGTAGATATAACATCGATAACCTCTAAAGAGATCAAGTCGCAAATTGCATTCCTGTATTCAAGATCTCCAAAAGAGTGCCCCACTCTATTTAGAGTAACTTTTGGCCATTTATAACAGGAAATAAGATTGCCATCAAAATCCAATTGAAGATAGTCTTGCATGAAGATGACGCTACTCAATTGCTCTCCCTTTATTATTTTCAAATGATCAATTACTATGTTTGTCATACTATGACTTTGGGGCTATAAAGGTAAGTGCCCCGCAAATGCGGAGTTTTAAAGTGTTCTTCCTGCCCCGGGATTCACAATTTGCCCACTCGAATTCATATAATTTCTCTTGATCATCTAACTTTTATCTAGGCGCCAGTATGCAGATAAAGGGTTTCTAGCCTGACAAATTTCGGCTTCAATCGTGTAATCTATTTCTAGGTATCGATCCGATCCAAACCAATAGGCCCTCTCCTCATAACACACAGTCACGCTTTGAATTAACGTTTCAAGCGAGTCAAATATTGAAATCGAGCCATCAAATTCATAGTTCGAGGGAGAATAGTAAAAGATCATCCCCTTTTCCTCAGAATTTTGTCCACAATTTATCAAATAGTAGTCACCTCCTCCGCTGCCGAATAATGGGAACATTTCCTTTTCCCAATAAACATTTTTTTGACTGTATTGCTCATAGTCTTCCATGGCAACTTCAAATGGTGGGAAAACGGCTAGACGAAACAACTCCAATGCGCCAAGTTTATTACTTTCTAAATAATCGGAGTTTAACCCATTTCTCCAAGAATACAGATCATATACTTCCTCAGGAAGGGCTATTTCAAATTTGGAAACTTCCGTTT
This sequence is a window from Dinghuibacter silviterrae. Protein-coding genes within it:
- a CDS encoding RagB/SusD family nutrient uptake outer membrane protein, with the translated sequence MKTRYFVIPALMASVFGATSCKKNFLDIQTTSVISNTAVLGDSTLFEDYVINRYIGATLQNKEGEGTPPGFGRGFEYSMWSSVTDESIYNNDDNSWLIVRGQLAPENLGIASTIWARSYRSIREINFAINNIGQVQMSAGHKQELLGELHFQRAFRYQDLIRNYGGVVLMGNRVIDLDSNLQDPSLYVRSSIKDCIDYAVSELDSATQYLPAANDGTSWLLGRATKGAAMALKARLLLYAASPLYNAGTWADAAAAAQAVINLGKYSLEPIYGNLFLNSSANSNEIIFERLYTIGARHVCLEIANGPNGYGGWAGNTPLQNFVDSYQMSNGKTISDPTSGYDSTNPYVNRDPRFYATVLYNGSTYRGRQVQCYTPGGLDSKDGPSNWNTTKTGYYLRKFMDDNNPINNPWNVAGIQPWIYIRYAEILLDYAEAQNEASGPDATVYSAINQIRTRAGMPNLPAGLTQSEMRTAVWNERQVELAFEEHRFYDVRRWKIADSTENVPAWGINVASNGAGGYTYTRQVALSGRLFLPKDYWLPIPRTEILASNNQLQQNTGY
- a CDS encoding glycoside hydrolase family 5 protein, which gives rise to MKRTFLCLALLVGAACTKSAKGSTGGTPATTADFKGVNWADIHDNYSDTVVVPSGLLTSDSYDTVRAKAGVILSAFQQAGANTVRLPVNPYTVAGPWWNAYKGAIDEAVARGFRVILGYWEGTSAKDGLVDNLTQFWSMWQALTTQYGTNANVYFEVFNEPFGYSVSDLESLYVQWLSNYPSVPRGRVFLDGAGYATDVNDIGADSRFDSCMLSYHSYTWFNSNYKTVSDWEQAILSVAYPSRTVLTEFGIPMTTGENYLAATPPDVSVAYLQGLTNELKLRSIGSVYWPGLRTGDSFSLFTLNGSAMTVNNASGLTKVQYGWGL
- a CDS encoding glycoside hydrolase family 35 protein, which encodes MRFFWALLLLGLLSKDGYGQHTFTLGDSTFLLDGRPFQMISGEMHYARVPREAWRQRMRMAKAMGLNTIGTYVFWNLNEPEKGRFDFTGNNDIAAFVRTAQEEGLWVILRPSPYVCAEWEYGGYPYWLQNIKGLVVRSTDTAYLNAYKAYITAVGKQLSPLLVNHGGNILMVQIENEYGSYGADSAYLALNRRLFVQAGFDGLLYTCDPPKDVPHGHLTGLLPAVNGTVEPSVVKSTVNKYHGGKGPYYVAEWYPAWFDWWGEVHHTVPFAQYTGQLDTLLSAGISINMYMFHGGTTRGFMNGANNYDSSWFQPQTSSYDYDAPLDEAGNPTAKYWAFRKVIQAHVPYALPSVPAARPAINVPSIAFDHSASVFDGLPRPVVSDRPLTFEELHQAYGYVLYRTSLKGNGTALLTVHGLSDFALVFVNGSRVGVLDRRLKQDSIPVSLNGNAQIDILVENLGRVNFGPYLLRNNKGITGQVTWGEHVLRNWSMYRLPFSTAPLVAAPTSLAASHAAAALGTPEAAASFTAPGGAPVLRHGTFILETLGDTYLDMSRWGKGVVWVNGHNLGRHWRVGPQQTLYVPVEWLRKGKNEVVVLELLKTDQDSLQGIDHPILDVLQ
- a CDS encoding SMI1/KNR4 family protein, with amino-acid sequence MSNISRFLDELLQQLIKSGSPLANELQAGIDKSAIETEVSKFEIALPEEVYDLYSWRNGLNSDYLESNKLGALELFRLAVFPPFEVAMEDYEQYSQKNVYWEKEMFPLFGSGGGDYYLINCGQNSEEKGMIFYYSPSNYEFDGSISIFDSLETLIQSVTVCYEERAYWFGSDRYLEIDYTIEAEICQARNPLSAYWRLDKS